The following nucleotide sequence is from Paenibacillus andongensis.
TGCGCTTCTGCATGATGTCGTTGAAGATACAACAGTTTCACTGGAAACTGTTCTAGATAAATTCGGGAAAACTTGCGCGATGCTAGTGGATGGCTTGACGAAGCTGGAACGGATCAAGTTCAAGTCCAAAGAGGAGCAGCAGAACGAGAACTACCGCAAAATGTTTGTTGCTATGGCGCAGGATATTCGCGTTATTCTCATTAAATTGGCGGACCGTTTGCACAATATGCGGACATTGAAGTACCAATCTGAAGAGAGCCAGCGCCGCATTGCGGAGGAAACGCTGGAGATTTTCTGTCCGATTGCGCATCGACTCGGTATTTCTACAATTAAGTGGGAAATGGAGGATATCGCCCTCCGTTATTTGAATCCGCAGCAGTATTATCGGATCGTTAACCTTATGCAGAAGAAGCGCACAGAGCGTGAGCAATATATTGAGGACGTTATTCACAGCATTAAAGAAAAGCTGGATGAAATGGGCATTCAGGGAGATATTTCGGGAAGACCTAAGCATCTATACAGTATTTATAAAAAAATGAGCTCCCGCGGTAAGCAGTTCAATGAGATTTACGATCTCATGGCACTTCGTGTTATTGTTGATGGCATCAAGGACTGCTACGCTTCTTTAGGTATCATTCATACCTTGTGGAAACCAATGCCTGGACGCTTCAAAGATTATATTGCGATGCCGAAGCCGAATATGTATCAGTCTTTACACACAACGGTGATTGGGCCTAAGGGAGAGCCGTTAGAAGTTCAGATTCGCACATGGGAGATGCATAGAACGTCAGAGTTTGGTATCGCTGCGCATTGGGCCTACAAAGAAGGCGGTTCTGTAGTACCTTCGGGCACTTTCGAGGACAAAATGAGCTGGTTCCGTGAAATTCTGGAACTTCAGCACGAGACCAATGACGCATCCGAATTTATGGAATCCATGAAGATGGATTTCTTCTCAGACCTAGTTTTCGTCTTTACGCCAAAAGGGGAAGTTATCGAGCTTCCTGCCGGTTCTGTACCTCTGGATTTTGCTTATCGTATTCACACAGAAGTTGGTAATCGGACAATTGGCGCCAAAGTAAATTCCCGGATCGTTCCCTTGGACCACAAGTTGAAAACAGGGGATATTATTGAAATTCTGACCTCTAAGCACTCGTACGGACCTAGTCAGGATTGGATTAAAATCGCGCAATCCTCTCACGCTCGAAGTAAGATCAAGCAGTGGTTTAAGAAAGAGAAGCGTGAAGAGAACGTTGAAAAAGGGAAAGACATGATTGAGCGCGAGCTCAAACGATTGGCGATCGATCCTCCGACATTGATGAGCGACGATAAAATGCTTGAAGCCGCGAAGAAGTTTAATTTTAGCGATATTGAAGATATGCTGTCAGCCGTAGGCTTTGGCGGTATTACAGCTGCACAAATATGTACGAAGTTAACCGAGAAGCTGCGTAAGGAAGCCGAAGAAGCACAGGTGCTGAAGCTTACTAGTGAGGTCAAGGAGGTCAAAGCTCCGACTTCATCCGAGCGCAAAAGCCGTCCAACTAACGGTGTCCGTGTCAAAGGCGTCGACAATCTGCTTGTCCGCTTCGCACGCTGCTGTAATCCAGTACCTGGCGATCTGATCATTGGGTACATCACGAGAGGACGCGGCGTGTCCGTGCATCGTTCTGATTGCACGAACATCCCTTCAACTATGGGGGAAGAGGAGCGGGTCATTGAGGTCGATTGGGCCGAAGCTGTAGAATCCAATTTCAATGTCGAGATCGAAATCACTGGTCATGACCGCCGTGGATTCTTAAACGAAGTACTCCAAGCTGTTTCAGAAAGCAAAACGATGATTTCCGCTGTATCCGGGCGATCCGATAAGAACAAGATGGCTACGATTCATATGACCATTTTAATCAAAAATATAGACCATCTGCAGTCCGTTGTTGAGAAAATTAAACGTGTCAAGGATGTCTATTCCGTTCAGCGTATTATGCAAAGTTAGGCTATGTAATAAGTTAAGGAGATTCAAAGGCAATGAGAGTAGTTGTTCAACGTTGTAAACGTGCCGAAGTAACTGTAAATGATACAACCATTGGTCGTATTGAACAGGGTTTGCTGCTGCTAGTCGGGATTACCCATGACGATACCGAGCAGGATGCGAAGTATTTGGCGGATAAAGTGGCTGGGCTGCGTATTTTTGAAGATGAATCCGGCAAAATGAATCTTTCCGTACTAGATACGGGAGGACAAATTTTATCCGTTTCACAGTTTACTTTGTATGGCGATTGCCGTAAAGGGAAGAGGCCCAATTTCATGTCAGCGGCAAGACCAGAGCTTGCTGAGCCGCTATATGACAAGTTTAATGAGCTGCTAAGGTCTCTAGGTTTACATGTGGAAACGGGCGCTTTTGGGGAAATGATGGATGTATCTTTGACGAATTGGGGACCTGTAACGTTGGTTATCGACAGCAAATAGGTTGCTCTGAAGGATAATAAACTAGCCGACTGGTTATACTGAATGTGTATATACTAGCGGTTAGGAGCACCCAGATGCGTCGATCGATCAAACACAGAGCCATGACGGCACCAGAGCAGCAACTGCTCCATACCACTCTTGCTGAGCGGATGAGTCAAGCACCTGCGCTCGCGGATGTAGAAATTAGTGCAGAATTCACATCCGAACAAGAAAAGATGAAAAGCATTCCCAAAAAATCCTATCGGTAACCATAAAGCCACGCGTGCTGTTCGTTCAGCCATGCGCGGCTTTATTTGTTACTGGCGCAAAATTTCTATACATGTTCGAAATGTGGTAAACTAACATTTGGTGTTTTATGGCTAGAAATTAATCAACTGCTCCATGAAACTTATTGAAAACTTTACTCGGTAAGCAGTATGAAAAGCAGAAGACAAGGTGGGTGCTTTCGTCCTAATGGCAAATTCGAATCGTAACAACTCCACATCCAAAGGATGGCTTTGGTTGATGGGGACATTGATTGTACTTGCGGTGTTGGCAGCAGCTGCATCTCTCTACTATCAATATAAACACCTTTCACATGGTGCACATAGCTCAGTTAAGCAAGCTATTCAAGAAGTGAAATCAGTAAAGAAAGCTAAAGATGCGTACGATGTCATTGTTGTAGGTACGGACCCGGAGGGGGTTGCTGCTGCCGTTTCGGCTGCTCGCAATGGATTAAGTACACTGCTCGTTGATGGCCGGAATCGGACTATGTTGGGTGGTTTGATGACGCATGGTGGTCTTAATACGATTGATATGAACTACGCGCCCAAAGCGAATCCGCTCAGCAAACATGAGGTGTTTAACAAGGGCTTTTTCTCAGAGTGGTACAGTAAAATCGAGGGTGATTCCTTCGATGTTAACACAGCTGCAAATGCTTTCTACGACTTGGTTCGTGCAGAGAAAAATATAGATGTTTTATTACGCATGCAAAAAATAGAACCTATTCTTGAGTCATCAGGTTCAGGAAATGCAAAGTTACAAGGCGTTATACTTACTTTGTCAGATGGAACCAAACAAACGGTGAAGTCAGCCTCTGTCATCGATGCCACACAAGATGCTGATTTTGCAGCTGCGGCGGGTGTTCCTTTTACATTTGGAAGAGAAGATTTGGGTGATCCTCAGTCAAGAATGGCCGTTACACTAGTTTTTCGTCTTAAAAACATTACTCCCGAAGTATGGAGTCTGATGGCAAAGCGTCTAAATGGAGACGATGACGTGAATTCTGGCGTTAATGAAGTTAGTGTCTGGGGCTATAAAGAAATGAGTAATTATCCAGCTCTTAATAAAGAACGTGCCAAAATGCGCGGCTTGAACATGGGAAGAGAGAACGATAATACGGTACTTGTGAACTCATTGCAAATATTTGGGGTAGATACATTTAATCCGAAATCTGTTCAAGATGCTTTTGATATTGCCAATCAAGAATTACCGAATGTGGTTGCCTACATGCAGAAAACTTTTCCCGAGTTTGCCGGTGTAGAGCTAGCGGGGACTGCTTCTGAGTTATATGTGCGTGAAACGCGGCATATACAGGGCGAATACCGAATGAACATAGTTGACGTATGTACGAATGGGGACCAATGGGACCGTATTGGCTTCGGTTCTTATCCCGTAGATATCCAACGTGTGACACCAAGCGATTCCGGTAACGTCGTATGTTCTCCGACACAGTACGCCATACCTTTCCGCAGCATTGTACCACTGAAAGTAGATGGACTGCTTGTTGTTGGCAGAGCAGCTAGCTACGATACGCTTCCGCACGGGAGTGCTCGAGTAATGCCAACTGGGATGGCTGAAGGTGAAGCGGCAGGCGCTGCTGCTATGTTCGCTAAGCAAGAAAAAATGACATTCCGTCAATTATCCGGCTCCAAAGAAGTTATTGCTAAATTGCAGGATCATTTGATTAAACAAGGCATGGAGCTTCAGCCTATTGCGCTCAAGCCTCAACCTTTTATGGAGCATAAATCCTATGAAGGTTTGAAATCCGCTCTGATGCTGGGCTTAGCTTCAGGCGCTTATGACAATAACTTTCACTTGGATGACGCGGCCAATCCAAAGCGGATGGTTAATCTCGTCAGCGGTGCGAGGAAAATGAAACCTGATGCCTGGGTTGGGGATGTCAATCAGGCTATAGCGAATCTGCAAAACGCAGATAAAATACCACTTACCCTAGAGCAGGCCTGTTATACAATCACACAAGCGTTAGGACTGAAAGCTGCCTCCGCTGAAGCACAATCCAAGTTAATGGAGAATAAGCTCCTCACAGAAACGACCGTTAAACTTATTACCGACAAGCAAAAGCTAACGAATGCCGACACGTATATGCTTATAAAAGATTTAAAAGTTGGTGTTACAGGTAAGCCATAGAACAACAATTAAGAGCCTTAATGCCGCTTGAAGATGTGGCATTAAGGCTCTTAACGTTTCGAAGCTAAGGAAGTTTTTGTGATTACGCTTACATGCTTAACGGGTTCAGTCTGCGTCAGCATCCTCTTCAGCTTGCGCTGAATCTTCCGAATCGTCTTCGGCTGATTCATCACTTTCCGCTTCGGCATCCTCCTCGGACACATCCTCAGCTTCTACTTCTTCCTCATCAGAGGCTTCATCTTCCGCTTCCTCAGCTTCGTCCGACTCTTCAATGGCCTCTTCTTCGGCTGTTTCTTCAGCTACTTCGTCTTCAACTTCGGCTTCGATTTCGGAATCTTCAGAGAAAAGCACCACTAGATCTTGCCGTTCCTCTTGAAACTCGTTTTGTATTGTCATTGTTACAGCCTCCTGATGATAAATTCAAGGCCATCTGCCTTGTTGTACATGTATATGTGAAAATGGTCTGAATATACGGTGAAAATAAATGAAAATGATTGAAAATACGGAGAAAATGCTGTAATGAAATTGTAACTTAATTTTCATGTCCCTTTAATCAAGTGCGGATATAATAATAGTCGACCCCCTTTAAAATATATATTTATTTGAGGCCTGCAGCCCTTGTGCTGCAGGCTATTTTCTTTACACAAAAAAACCGTCTCAGCTTGAGCTGGACGGCTTAGCACTATTTTTACATCAAAGCATCTAAAGAATATTCACCGGCTCCGATAAGTGCAACACCAACGGCGATAGCGATTAATGTTAAATTGTATTCAATACCATTGGAAGTTATCCAATAACCGTTTTTGGCATGAACTTTAATAATAGCCCCAAGCATAATTAGAACGATAAGGGCAGCACCTAATGATGTCCAAAGACCTGCAGCGAAGAGCAGCCCACCTGCAATTTCCGCCAAACCTGCAAGAACAGCCATGAGCACACCTGGCTTGATTCCAATAGAATCGAAGAAACCTCCCGTACCTTTAGGACCATAGCCACCGAACCATCCAAATACTTTTTGTGAACCGTGCGCCGCGAATGATAAACCGATCACTAAACGAATAATAAGAAGACCTAACGCCATTACTAACAACTCCTCTTTTAATATATTTTGTTTAATAACTTACTTTATGTTAGTATATTATTACGAAGCACTTACTTTTGTCAAGCGACTATGCTAAAATTGTTTATAAGGAGATGATTTAAATGGAAGACTATCAACTGTGTCCCAAATTCGAGAATGCTTTTGAACTTCTAGGAAAGCGTTGGACAGGATTAATTGTACATGTCTTGCTTTCTGGACCGAAGCGCTTTAAAGATATATCAGTTCTCATCCCAAGTATGAGTGATCGCATGCTTTCGGAGAGATTCAAGGAGCTCGAGGCTGCGGAGATCATCATCCGTCATGTATACCCAGAAACGCCGGTTCGGATTGAGTATGAATTAACCCCCAAAGGAAAAGGGCTAAAACCCGTTATGGACGAGTTGCAAAAATGGGCGGACTTACATTAATTAATGTAGTGGAGGTATAGGAGGATTAGTACTTCTATCTCTTGACTTTGTATCTGCCAATGTTTACAATAAACAATAATGTAATTCGATACTTTTGTGATCCGTTGAAGGGACAAAGTAAGTCGCCCCCACATAAGCAGAGAAGGAAGTCTAGGCTGCAAGCTTCCTATGATGAGCGAACGAAAAGACCTCCCCGAGGACCAGTTGGGAAATGCATATTGGCTGATGTCAACTT
It contains:
- a CDS encoding RelA/SpoT family protein, which produces MGIEQLLEKAATYLKENDLQRIREAYEFADEAHHGQVRKSGEPYILHPLAVADILVNMQMDVTSVIAALLHDVVEDTTVSLETVLDKFGKTCAMLVDGLTKLERIKFKSKEEQQNENYRKMFVAMAQDIRVILIKLADRLHNMRTLKYQSEESQRRIAEETLEIFCPIAHRLGISTIKWEMEDIALRYLNPQQYYRIVNLMQKKRTEREQYIEDVIHSIKEKLDEMGIQGDISGRPKHLYSIYKKMSSRGKQFNEIYDLMALRVIVDGIKDCYASLGIIHTLWKPMPGRFKDYIAMPKPNMYQSLHTTVIGPKGEPLEVQIRTWEMHRTSEFGIAAHWAYKEGGSVVPSGTFEDKMSWFREILELQHETNDASEFMESMKMDFFSDLVFVFTPKGEVIELPAGSVPLDFAYRIHTEVGNRTIGAKVNSRIVPLDHKLKTGDIIEILTSKHSYGPSQDWIKIAQSSHARSKIKQWFKKEKREENVEKGKDMIERELKRLAIDPPTLMSDDKMLEAAKKFNFSDIEDMLSAVGFGGITAAQICTKLTEKLRKEAEEAQVLKLTSEVKEVKAPTSSERKSRPTNGVRVKGVDNLLVRFARCCNPVPGDLIIGYITRGRGVSVHRSDCTNIPSTMGEEERVIEVDWAEAVESNFNVEIEITGHDRRGFLNEVLQAVSESKTMISAVSGRSDKNKMATIHMTILIKNIDHLQSVVEKIKRVKDVYSVQRIMQS
- the dtd gene encoding D-aminoacyl-tRNA deacylase encodes the protein MRVVVQRCKRAEVTVNDTTIGRIEQGLLLLVGITHDDTEQDAKYLADKVAGLRIFEDESGKMNLSVLDTGGQILSVSQFTLYGDCRKGKRPNFMSAARPELAEPLYDKFNELLRSLGLHVETGAFGEMMDVSLTNWGPVTLVIDSK
- a CDS encoding FAD-dependent oxidoreductase — translated: MANSNRNNSTSKGWLWLMGTLIVLAVLAAAASLYYQYKHLSHGAHSSVKQAIQEVKSVKKAKDAYDVIVVGTDPEGVAAAVSAARNGLSTLLVDGRNRTMLGGLMTHGGLNTIDMNYAPKANPLSKHEVFNKGFFSEWYSKIEGDSFDVNTAANAFYDLVRAEKNIDVLLRMQKIEPILESSGSGNAKLQGVILTLSDGTKQTVKSASVIDATQDADFAAAAGVPFTFGREDLGDPQSRMAVTLVFRLKNITPEVWSLMAKRLNGDDDVNSGVNEVSVWGYKEMSNYPALNKERAKMRGLNMGRENDNTVLVNSLQIFGVDTFNPKSVQDAFDIANQELPNVVAYMQKTFPEFAGVELAGTASELYVRETRHIQGEYRMNIVDVCTNGDQWDRIGFGSYPVDIQRVTPSDSGNVVCSPTQYAIPFRSIVPLKVDGLLVVGRAASYDTLPHGSARVMPTGMAEGEAAGAAAMFAKQEKMTFRQLSGSKEVIAKLQDHLIKQGMELQPIALKPQPFMEHKSYEGLKSALMLGLASGAYDNNFHLDDAANPKRMVNLVSGARKMKPDAWVGDVNQAIANLQNADKIPLTLEQACYTITQALGLKAASAEAQSKLMENKLLTETTVKLITDKQKLTNADTYMLIKDLKVGVTGKP
- a CDS encoding DoxX family protein translates to MALGLLIIRLVIGLSFAAHGSQKVFGWFGGYGPKGTGGFFDSIGIKPGVLMAVLAGLAEIAGGLLFAAGLWTSLGAALIVLIMLGAIIKVHAKNGYWITSNGIEYNLTLIAIAVGVALIGAGEYSLDALM
- a CDS encoding winged helix-turn-helix transcriptional regulator, whose protein sequence is MEDYQLCPKFENAFELLGKRWTGLIVHVLLSGPKRFKDISVLIPSMSDRMLSERFKELEAAEIIIRHVYPETPVRIEYELTPKGKGLKPVMDELQKWADLH